One Paracoccaceae bacterium genomic region harbors:
- the pepN gene encoding aminopeptidase N — translation MPDTFHDRDPVHLSDYRPFPYPVTGVDLAFRLAPRGTRVGARIGFGAGQGDLRLDGEGPRLLSLRLDGREVAITPDATGLTLPAAMLPGGPFVIETEVEIDPVDNTALEGLYMSNGMYCTQCEAEGFRRITYYPDRPDVMAPFRVRIDADLPVLLSNGNPVASGPGWAEWHDPWPKPAYLFALVAGDLLAHRGAFTTASGRQVDLNIWVRPGDEGRCAYAMDSLIRSMRWDETAYGREYDLDVFNIVAVDDFNMGAMENKGLNIFNSKYVLALPETATDEDFARIEAIVAHEYFHNWTGNRITCRDWFQLCLKEGLTVFRDQQFTGDMRSAAVKRIEDVLTLRARQFREDGGPLAHPVRPDSYIEINNFYTATVYEKGAEVIGMLKRLVGEDGYRRALDLYFDRHDGQACTIEDWLRVFEDATGRDLTQFGLWYTQAGTPRLHVTEDWQPAGSGGRYVLTFRQENPPTPGQPRKDPKVIPVAVGLLNPNGDEVLPTTLCEVTEAEQSFVFDGLAARPIPSILRGFSAPVILDREVGAEERAFLLAHDTDPFNKWEAGRALAKEVLARMVTEGAAPGPGWLDALAAVAFDEGLDPAFRALALRLPGDDDMAQTLHDAGHVPDPAAIRAVRLRAAQAVAGRLAAGLPGLIEGLREPGPFTPGAAGAGRRALRLAALGFQARLDGGAAAAAAFRAANNMTEQQGTLSILLEIGRGQEELGLFEARWRGDRLVMDKWFALQVIHAGPGDTAATIARLTARPDFDWKNPNRFRSVIGAVTGNHAGFHEAGGAAYRAVADWLIRLDPVNPQTAARMSTAFETWARYDADRQALIRGELQRMLASPGVSRDLAEMAGRMLG, via the coding sequence ATGCCCGACACGTTCCACGACCGCGACCCCGTTCACCTGTCCGACTACCGGCCGTTTCCCTATCCGGTCACCGGGGTCGACCTGGCCTTCCGGCTTGCACCCCGGGGCACGCGGGTGGGCGCGCGGATCGGGTTCGGTGCGGGGCAGGGCGACCTGCGGCTGGACGGCGAGGGGCCGCGGCTTCTGTCGCTGCGGCTGGACGGGCGGGAGGTGGCGATCACGCCCGATGCGACGGGCCTGACCCTTCCGGCGGCGATGCTGCCCGGGGGGCCCTTCGTGATCGAGACCGAGGTCGAGATCGACCCCGTGGACAACACCGCGCTGGAAGGGCTTTACATGTCGAACGGCATGTACTGCACGCAATGCGAGGCCGAGGGGTTCCGCCGCATCACCTATTACCCCGACCGGCCCGACGTGATGGCGCCGTTCCGCGTGCGCATCGACGCCGACCTGCCGGTGCTGCTGTCGAACGGCAATCCGGTGGCGTCCGGTCCGGGCTGGGCCGAATGGCACGACCCCTGGCCCAAGCCCGCCTATCTGTTCGCGCTGGTGGCGGGCGACCTGCTGGCGCATCGGGGGGCGTTCACCACCGCCTCGGGGCGGCAGGTGGACCTGAACATCTGGGTGCGCCCGGGGGATGAGGGGCGCTGCGCCTATGCGATGGACAGCCTGATCCGGTCGATGCGCTGGGACGAGACGGCCTATGGCCGCGAATACGATCTGGACGTGTTCAACATCGTCGCGGTGGACGACTTCAACATGGGGGCGATGGAGAACAAGGGGCTGAACATCTTCAACTCCAAGTATGTGCTGGCCCTGCCCGAGACCGCGACCGACGAGGATTTCGCGCGGATCGAGGCGATCGTGGCGCATGAGTATTTCCACAACTGGACGGGCAACCGGATCACCTGCCGCGACTGGTTCCAGCTGTGCCTGAAGGAGGGGCTGACGGTGTTCCGCGACCAGCAGTTCACCGGCGACATGCGGTCTGCCGCGGTGAAGCGGATCGAGGATGTGCTGACGCTCCGCGCGCGGCAGTTCCGTGAGGACGGGGGGCCGCTGGCGCATCCGGTCCGGCCCGATTCCTATATCGAGATCAACAACTTCTACACCGCGACAGTGTATGAGAAGGGCGCCGAGGTGATCGGCATGCTGAAGCGGCTGGTGGGCGAGGACGGGTATCGCCGGGCGCTTGACCTGTACTTCGACCGGCATGACGGGCAGGCCTGCACCATCGAGGACTGGCTGCGCGTGTTCGAGGATGCCACCGGGCGCGACCTGACGCAGTTCGGGCTGTGGTACACGCAGGCAGGCACGCCGCGGCTGCATGTAACCGAGGACTGGCAGCCTGCCGGATCGGGCGGCCGCTATGTGCTGACCTTCCGGCAGGAGAACCCGCCGACCCCCGGCCAGCCGCGCAAGGACCCGAAGGTGATCCCGGTGGCGGTGGGCCTGCTGAACCCGAACGGCGACGAGGTCTTGCCGACCACGCTGTGCGAGGTGACCGAGGCCGAACAGTCGTTCGTGTTCGACGGGCTGGCGGCGCGGCCGATCCCGTCGATCCTGCGGGGGTTCTCGGCGCCGGTGATCCTGGACCGGGAGGTCGGCGCCGAGGAGCGCGCCTTCCTGCTGGCACATGACACCGACCCGTTCAACAAGTGGGAGGCGGGGCGCGCGCTGGCCAAGGAGGTGCTGGCGCGCATGGTGACCGAAGGTGCGGCGCCGGGGCCGGGCTGGCTGGATGCGCTGGCCGCCGTGGCCTTTGACGAGGGGCTGGACCCCGCGTTCCGCGCCCTGGCGCTGCGGTTGCCCGGCGACGACGACATGGCGCAGACGCTGCATGACGCGGGGCATGTGCCGGACCCGGCGGCGATCCGCGCCGTGCGGCTGCGGGCGGCGCAGGCCGTGGCGGGGCGGCTGGCGGCGGGGCTGCCCGGCCTGATCGAGGGGCTGCGCGAGCCCGGGCCCTTTACCCCCGGCGCGGCCGGGGCGGGTCGGCGGGCGCTGCGGCTGGCGGCCCTGGGGTTCCAGGCGCGGCTGGACGGCGGTGCGGCTGCGGCGGCGGCCTTCCGCGCGGCGAACAACATGACCGAACAGCAGGGCACGCTGTCGATCCTGCTGGAGATCGGCCGGGGGCAGGAGGAACTGGGCCTGTTCGAGGCGCGGTGGCGGGGCGACCGGCTGGTGATGGACAAGTGGTTTGCCCTGCAGGTGATCCACGCGGGACCGGGCGACACGGCCGCGACAATCGCGCGGCTGACGGCGCGGCCCGATTTCGACTGGAAGAACCCCAACCGGTTCCGGTCGGTGATCGGCGCGGTGACCGGCAACCATGCGGGATTCCACGAGGCGGGCGGGGCGGCCTATCGGGCGGTGGCCGACTGGCTGATCCGTCTGGACCCGGTGAACCCGCAGACGGCGGCGCGGATGTCGACGGCGTTCGAGACCTGGGCGCGCTATGACGCGGACCGCCAGGCGCTGATCCGGGGCGAATTGCAGCGGATGCTGGCCAGTCCCGGGGTCAGCCGCGATCTGGCGGAAATGGCGGGGCGGATGCTGGGATGA
- a CDS encoding SDR family oxidoreductase, producing the protein MRRVVLITGASSGIGAGAARLLAGRGWDVALHYGGNRAGAEAVAADCGAVGARTVLLPADLGDPAAVETLFSGFDAAFPRLDAMVVNAGIVDVPARVTEMSAARLVRMFTVNTVSAILCAGQAGRRLSTAAGGPGGAIVLVSSVAVRLGSGGQYADYAASKAALDTLAKGMSDEMAPEGVRVVSLRPGVIDTEIHAKGGNPDRAARLASAIPMRRPGRVDEVAEAIRWLVEDATYVTGTTIEVTGGR; encoded by the coding sequence ATGAGACGGGTCGTCCTGATCACGGGCGCGTCGTCGGGCATCGGCGCGGGGGCGGCGCGGCTGCTGGCCGGGCGCGGCTGGGATGTCGCGCTGCATTACGGCGGCAACCGCGCCGGGGCCGAGGCCGTGGCCGCCGATTGCGGCGCGGTGGGCGCCCGCACGGTGCTGCTGCCCGCAGACCTGGGCGATCCGGCCGCGGTCGAGACCCTGTTCTCGGGCTTCGACGCGGCCTTTCCCCGGCTTGACGCCATGGTGGTGAACGCGGGGATCGTGGACGTTCCCGCCCGGGTGACCGAGATGTCGGCGGCGCGCCTGGTGCGGATGTTCACGGTGAACACGGTGTCGGCGATCCTGTGCGCGGGGCAGGCGGGGCGGCGCCTGTCGACGGCGGCGGGCGGGCCGGGCGGGGCGATTGTGCTTGTGTCCTCGGTCGCGGTCCGGCTGGGGAGCGGCGGGCAATATGCCGACTATGCGGCGTCGAAGGCCGCGCTCGACACGCTGGCCAAGGGCATGTCGGACGAGATGGCGCCGGAGGGCGTGCGCGTCGTGTCGTTGCGCCCGGGCGTGATCGACACCGAAATCCATGCCAAGGGCGGCAACCCCGACCGTGCGGCGCGGCTGGCATCCGCGATCCCGATGCGGCGGCCGGGCAGGGTGGACGAGGTGGCCGAGGCGATCCGCTGGCTGGTCGAGGATGCGACCTATGTGACCGGGACCACGATCGAGGTCACCGGCGGGCGCTGA
- a CDS encoding lysophospholipid acyltransferase family protein → MRDRIDPLIAERAPWLFSGRARDRLAFRVLMRMLGYGRTIALAEMMRDLPAAACFDLVADLVARDVEVSGLDHLPRDGGALIVANHPTGIADGVILHRVLSPLRPDLFYYANRDILRVFPQMAGVIAPVEWRAEKRSHQKTRETMEFTRAAMQAGRLGVIFPSGRLAKRVGLRLHERPWMASAATIARKFDVPVVPVHLRARNSALFYLFDLIHPTLRDITLFHEVLNKDTQPFRVTVGTPIAAADLPARADEGIAALRDATLALGGVHAPAVSLVESTGRPFARPVRRRLSLPAV, encoded by the coding sequence ATGCGGGACCGAATCGACCCCCTGATCGCCGAACGCGCACCCTGGCTGTTCTCGGGGCGTGCGCGGGACCGGCTGGCCTTCCGTGTTCTCATGCGGATGCTGGGCTATGGGCGCACCATCGCCCTGGCCGAGATGATGCGCGACCTGCCCGCCGCGGCCTGCTTCGACCTGGTGGCCGACCTCGTGGCGCGCGATGTGGAGGTGTCGGGCCTTGATCATCTGCCGCGCGACGGCGGCGCGCTGATCGTTGCGAACCACCCCACGGGGATCGCCGACGGGGTGATCCTGCACCGGGTTCTGTCGCCGCTGCGGCCCGACCTGTTCTACTATGCCAACCGCGATATCCTGCGGGTGTTTCCGCAGATGGCCGGGGTGATCGCGCCGGTCGAGTGGCGGGCCGAGAAGCGGAGCCACCAGAAGACCCGCGAGACGATGGAGTTCACCCGCGCCGCGATGCAGGCCGGGCGGCTGGGCGTGATATTCCCCTCGGGGCGGCTGGCGAAACGGGTGGGGTTGCGGCTGCACGAGCGTCCCTGGATGGCCTCGGCCGCCACTATCGCCCGCAAGTTCGACGTGCCGGTCGTGCCGGTCCATCTGCGGGCACGGAACTCGGCGCTGTTCTACCTGTTCGACCTGATCCACCCGACGCTGCGCGACATCACCCTGTTCCACGAGGTGCTGAACAAGGACACCCAGCCGTTCCGGGTGACCGTCGGCACGCCCATCGCCGCCGCCGACCTGCCCGCGCGGGCCGACGAGGGGATCGCGGCGCTGCGCGATGCGACGCTGGCGCTTGGCGGTGTCCACGCGCCCGCGGTCAGCCTTGTCGAAAGCACGGGGCGGCCGTTTGCCCGGCCGGTGCGGCGGCGCCTGAGCCTTCCGGCGGTCTGA
- a CDS encoding twin-arginine translocation pathway signal yields MGKILGRRTILLGGGAALLSACANGVGTDNAQRLDARVDATRDFLFSRYPGTRDLAGKSFGVLYMPLITEAGFGIGGGYGRGALRINDITVDYYSATRATFGFQIGAQQYAHALFFLTDAALSEFRRSPGWAVGADVRYATPEQGASLGKETTEINPVIALVFGQSGLIAGATLAGVKYSRIIP; encoded by the coding sequence ATGGGCAAGATACTGGGACGTCGGACAATTCTGCTGGGCGGTGGCGCGGCGCTGCTGTCGGCCTGTGCCAACGGTGTCGGCACCGACAACGCACAGCGGCTGGACGCGCGGGTTGATGCCACCCGCGACTTCCTGTTCTCGCGCTATCCCGGCACCCGCGACCTCGCGGGCAAATCCTTCGGCGTGCTCTACATGCCCCTGATCACCGAGGCCGGGTTCGGCATCGGCGGCGGCTATGGCAGGGGCGCGCTGCGCATCAACGACATCACGGTCGACTACTATTCCGCCACCCGCGCCACCTTCGGTTTCCAGATCGGCGCCCAGCAATATGCCCACGCCCTGTTCTTCCTGACCGACGCGGCGCTGTCCGAGTTCCGCCGCTCGCCCGGCTGGGCGGTCGGCGCCGACGTGCGCTACGCCACCCCCGAACAGGGCGCGTCGCTCGGCAAGGAAACGACCGAGATCAACCCGGTCATCGCGCTCGTGTTCGGGCAGTCTGGCCTGATCGCGGGCGCGACGCTTGCGGGCGTGAAATACAGCCGCATCATTCCCTGA
- the hemB gene encoding porphobilinogen synthase — protein sequence MQPVHAPFPGTRFRRLRRTDALRRLAQENVLTTADLIWPIFLCDGTDIADPVASMPGVARLSLDRAVAAAEEAAELGIPALCLFPYTDPALRTETCEEAWNPGNLANRAIRAIKAAVPQIAVMTDVALDPYNANGHDGLVVDGVILNDETVEALVRMSLAQADAGADILGPSDMMDGRIGAMRDALEQAGHGDVAILSYAAKYASAFYGPFRDAVGAGSRLVGDKKTYQMNPGNSDEALRLVARDLAEGADMVMVKPGMPYLDICRRVKDAFGAPTYAYQVSGEYAMIRGAAANGWIDGEKAMVESLLGFKRAGCDGILTYFAPAVARLLRG from the coding sequence ATGCAGCCAGTCCACGCCCCCTTCCCCGGCACCCGGTTCCGCCGCCTGCGCCGCACCGATGCCCTGCGCCGCCTGGCGCAGGAAAACGTGCTGACCACGGCCGATCTGATCTGGCCGATCTTCCTCTGCGACGGGACCGACATCGCCGATCCGGTGGCCTCGATGCCCGGCGTGGCGCGGCTGTCGCTGGACCGCGCGGTGGCGGCGGCCGAGGAAGCCGCCGAGCTCGGCATTCCGGCGCTCTGCCTGTTTCCCTACACCGATCCCGCCCTGCGCACCGAAACCTGCGAAGAGGCCTGGAACCCCGGGAACCTGGCAAACCGCGCGATCCGTGCCATCAAGGCCGCGGTGCCGCAGATCGCGGTGATGACCGATGTCGCGCTCGACCCCTACAACGCCAACGGGCACGACGGGCTTGTGGTCGATGGCGTGATCCTCAACGACGAGACGGTCGAGGCCCTGGTCCGCATGAGCCTGGCACAGGCCGACGCCGGGGCCGACATTCTCGGCCCCTCCGACATGATGGACGGCCGCATCGGCGCGATGCGCGACGCGCTGGAACAGGCCGGGCACGGGGATGTGGCGATCCTGTCCTACGCGGCGAAATATGCCAGCGCCTTCTACGGCCCGTTCCGCGACGCGGTGGGCGCGGGATCGCGGCTGGTGGGCGACAAGAAGACCTATCAGATGAACCCCGGCAATTCGGACGAGGCGCTGCGCCTGGTGGCGCGCGACCTGGCCGAGGGCGCCGACATGGTGATGGTCAAGCCGGGGATGCCCTATCTCGACATCTGCCGCCGGGTGAAGGACGCCTTCGGCGCCCCGACCTATGCCTATCAGGTGTCCGGCGAATACGCGATGATCCGCGGCGCGGCCGCGAACGGCTGGATCGACGGCGAGAAGGCCATGGTCGAAAGCCTGCTGGGCTTCAAGCGCGCCGGGTGCGACGGCATCCTGACCTATTTCGCGCCGGCGGTGGCGCGCCTGCTGCGCGGCTGA
- a CDS encoding component of SufBCD complex has protein sequence MDWTKTVFEVIDMRSFSNLWFWIAVAVLWSSASHWVLGVPFDMVARARRHGGTAAEDLDTLVRINARRILYIVRVSGLWLTAIIAFMLTALMIMGFWYRQEFAQAVLLLAGPMTVVGLLSFRTALRIEAEAASGPALWRRLTLHRMAVQGVGVVAIFATALWGMYQNLNIGAY, from the coding sequence GTGGACTGGACCAAGACCGTCTTCGAAGTCATCGACATGCGATCCTTCTCGAACCTGTGGTTCTGGATCGCGGTTGCCGTGCTGTGGTCCTCGGCAAGCCACTGGGTGCTGGGGGTGCCGTTCGACATGGTGGCCCGGGCGCGGCGCCATGGCGGGACGGCGGCCGAGGATCTGGATACGCTGGTGCGGATCAACGCGCGCCGGATCCTCTACATCGTGCGGGTGTCGGGGCTGTGGCTGACGGCAATCATCGCGTTCATGCTGACGGCGCTGATGATCATGGGGTTCTGGTACCGGCAGGAATTCGCGCAGGCGGTGCTGCTGCTGGCCGGGCCGATGACGGTGGTGGGCCTGCTGTCGTTCCGCACCGCGCTGCGGATCGAGGCCGAGGCGGCCAGCGGCCCGGCGCTGTGGCGCCGCCTGACCCTGCACCGGATGGCGGTGCAGGGTGTGGGCGTGGTGGCGATCTTTGCCACCGCGCTGTGGGGCATGTACCAGAACCTGAACATCGGGGCCTACTGA